From a region of the Mytilus galloprovincialis chromosome 3, xbMytGall1.hap1.1, whole genome shotgun sequence genome:
- the LOC143066496 gene encoding uncharacterized protein LOC143066496, giving the protein MNSNFGMIGYKNQYDMFNGGYLNGGAGGFQNRGLMGGYLKVGIGGYFKGGMGGQFNGANGGYLKGMMDSGAYPSEFEGWNNHGAGLGMGIQDFGSYPIFRNNGFGNMGGAYGIKGFKKGSY; this is encoded by the exons ATGAACTCCAACTTTGGCATGATAGGATATAAAAATCAGTATGACATGTTCAATGGTGGATATCTAAATGGCGGAGCTGGTGGCTTCCAGAACCGTGGGTTAATGGGTGGATATCTGAAAGTTGGAATCGGAGGATATTTCAAAGGTGGAATGGGAGGACAATTTAATGGCGCAAATGGTGGATATCTTAAAGGAATGATGGATTCTGGGGCGTATCCATCTGAATTTGAAGGATGGAACAATCATGGCGCTGGTTTAGGAATGGGGATTCAAGATTTCGGAAGTTATCCAATATTTCGAAACAACGGATTTGGAAATATGGGCGGTGCATATGGTATTAAAGGATTTAAGAAAG gaAGCTATTAG
- the LOC143066497 gene encoding uncharacterized protein LOC143066497 produces the protein MQLFGRQKIIVYLLGLLCACVYGLKMDFTRWPGYKNWNKNGKRGIGGQFNDGNGGYLKEMMDPGFYPSGFEGWNNPGTGLGMGMQGLGGYPKFGNNGFKKKAIK, from the exons atgCAATTATTCGGGCGGCAGAAAATAATTGTGTATTTATTGGGACTTTTGTGTGCATGTGTGTATGGATTAAAAATGGACTTTACCAGATGGCCAGGTTATA aaaattggaataaaaatggCAAAAGGGGAATAGGTGGACAATTTAATGATGGAAATGGTGGATATCTTAAAGAAATGATGGATCCTGGATTTTATCCATCTGGATTTGAAGGATGGAACAATCCCGGCACAGGTTTAGGAATGGGGATGCAAGGTTTAGGAGGTTATCCAAAATTTGGAAACAACGGATTTAAAAAG AAAGCTATTAAATGA
- the LOC143066498 gene encoding uncharacterized protein LOC143066498 produces MLSSVVVATLFACVSATFYKGNFGPHSGYQRFGGYGPMNSYFGMIGYKNQYDMFNGGYLNGGAGGFQNRGLMGGYLKVGIGGYFKGGMGGQFNGGNGGYLKGMMDSGAYPSEFEGWNNHGADLGMGIQDFGSYPIFRNNGFGNMGGAYGIKGFKKGSY; encoded by the exons ATGTTGAGTTCGGTTGTAGTCGCTACCCTCTTTGCCTGTGTCTCTGCTACATTCTACAAAG GAAATTTTGGACCTCATTCTGGATATCAGAGATTTGGAGGATATGGACCAATGAACTCCTACTTTGGCATGATAGGATATAAAAATCAGTATGACATGTTCAATGGTGGATATCTAAATGGCGGCGCTGGTGGCTTCCAGAACCGTGGGTTAATGGGTGGATATCTGAAAGTTGGAATCGGAGGATATTTCAAAGGTGGAATGGGAGGACAATTTAATGGCGGAAATGGTGGATATCTTAAAGGAATGATGGATTCTGGGGCGTATCCATCTGAATTTGAAGGATGGAACAATCATGGCGCTGATTTAGGAATGGGGATTCAAGATTTCGGAAGTTATCCAATATTTCGAAACAACGGATTTGGAAATATGGGCGGTGCATATGGTATTAAAGGATTTAAGAAAG GAAGCTATTAG